From Geovibrio ferrireducens, one genomic window encodes:
- a CDS encoding PAS domain-containing sensor histidine kinase, with product MGFISGNRLFMLVSAFSVVVITLIMLDYLRIRKIEPDMYEFERSRNVLRASVLIAEGCGQYQKAYFQKDPVALDKAVRSFDNALYYLKDTGEGYDGCMLTVRAGIEGYLSSFYGGADLLSQNFASEINRFSVYSSRCIEQSEISDWSGVLSYMTDIRSEHSKADRLMIAFSFFISLFFISVLWLYTFSAKTLEKLRNERTFKYRLLDMLPTMVCVTDGKGMITANRRTMDFLGYASVEAFLQYHLCICEFFIEEPGYIFNREGSNWLEQVRENDREGAESKVKMRDSATGKVRVLLISHSEFDQSEGTLAITFTDITEIERIRLLLKESESKFRVLFNGHSAVMLLVDPVTKRLSDANSAAVNFYGYSLEKLKTLRVCDINIDESADCRMQQALSGEQNSFEFRHRLADGEIKDVSVFSSPVQIEGRQYLFSIITDISDKKTMERELEQRTELLRAVLKNAPAWIWFVSYDGSLKIANDAFCRATGISESDVCGLRRYYEKMPAGFESLTSDDMETLLNTGFSVKEHEVCLSDGRTCYLSVTKVRVKCPSGLNNGLICIATDMTDQKNLEKELRRINEYLAESVERELAVRLGNEMKLKGVFNNINDAMIIFPVSQNGAPGRIIDANNRLLYLTGFSRHEIHTMRPDELYEAQEYKHGLNVAELVAEGKHFVYESRLKTFSGSSITVEVGSCFVEINGTPLCIVSMRDIDSLIRLEKEKKDSDTLTEATFNAAGIGICLCDESGIFCKVNDTFASMHEYRADELIGVKYEMLLAAECRERVTGEIRDFAYGQAEHFSSEHTGVTSSGREITVSVYVSRIMLGGRTMFVCSVQDITSIKHLEEIRDVQEQMLIQQSKMAAMGEMIGVIAHQWKQPLNVVYILAQYISELEEEGTEEKLRELPEISEGIMKQVEFMNETMNDFRSFFKPGKEPEIFEVRRAVEEIVSMLTPQLRQSDIEAKVTCDGEYEVRGFRNEFKQVVMNIISNSRDAVVNRREENGIFFSGRIRLDIRRDGEQIALTVSDNGGGISGDMLEDVFKPYVSSKGDKGTGIGLSTAKTIIEEKMDGTITACNIGEGACFTVYLPEYGE from the coding sequence ATGGGTTTTATTTCGGGCAACAGACTGTTTATGCTGGTGTCTGCTTTTTCAGTCGTGGTTATCACGCTGATAATGCTGGATTATCTGCGTATAAGAAAAATTGAGCCTGATATGTATGAGTTTGAACGCTCCAGGAATGTTCTCCGGGCTTCTGTTCTCATCGCAGAAGGTTGCGGCCAGTATCAGAAGGCTTATTTTCAGAAAGACCCCGTTGCCCTTGATAAGGCAGTGAGGAGCTTTGACAATGCGCTGTATTATCTTAAAGACACAGGCGAAGGCTATGACGGCTGCATGCTCACTGTCAGGGCAGGTATTGAGGGGTATCTGAGCAGTTTCTACGGCGGGGCTGATCTCCTCAGTCAGAATTTTGCCTCAGAAATAAACCGTTTCTCTGTATATTCATCACGCTGTATTGAGCAGTCGGAAATATCGGACTGGTCAGGCGTTCTTTCCTACATGACCGACATCAGGTCAGAACATTCAAAAGCTGACAGGCTGATGATCGCTTTTTCGTTTTTTATCAGCCTGTTCTTCATATCCGTCCTGTGGCTTTATACCTTCAGCGCCAAGACTCTGGAAAAACTGAGGAATGAAAGAACATTCAAATACCGTCTGCTTGATATGCTGCCCACAATGGTGTGTGTAACCGACGGCAAAGGGATGATCACAGCCAACAGGCGCACCATGGATTTTCTGGGTTACGCCTCTGTGGAGGCTTTCCTGCAATACCACTTATGCATCTGCGAATTTTTCATTGAGGAACCCGGCTACATCTTTAACAGGGAAGGGAGCAACTGGCTTGAACAGGTGCGGGAAAATGACAGGGAAGGGGCGGAAAGCAAGGTTAAGATGCGCGATTCTGCCACCGGAAAGGTGCGGGTACTTCTCATCAGCCACAGCGAGTTTGACCAGTCAGAAGGTACGCTGGCCATAACTTTCACTGATATAACAGAGATAGAAAGGATCAGGCTTCTGCTGAAAGAGAGCGAAAGCAAGTTCAGGGTTCTTTTCAACGGACACAGTGCAGTAATGCTCCTTGTGGATCCTGTGACAAAAAGATTATCAGATGCCAACTCCGCCGCGGTCAACTTTTACGGCTATAGTCTGGAAAAGCTTAAAACCCTCAGGGTATGCGATATAAATATAGACGAATCAGCGGATTGCAGAATGCAGCAGGCTCTCTCAGGGGAACAAAACTCCTTTGAATTTCGCCACAGGCTTGCTGACGGAGAGATCAAGGATGTGAGCGTTTTTTCAAGCCCGGTGCAGATAGAAGGCAGGCAGTACCTGTTTTCGATTATTACGGATATTTCAGATAAAAAGACGATGGAGCGTGAGCTTGAACAGAGAACTGAGCTTCTGCGGGCTGTGCTGAAAAATGCTCCGGCGTGGATTTGGTTTGTCTCCTATGACGGAAGCCTGAAAATAGCCAATGATGCATTCTGCCGCGCCACAGGAATAAGCGAAAGCGATGTCTGCGGTCTCAGGCGCTATTATGAGAAAATGCCCGCGGGTTTTGAATCCCTCACGTCTGATGATATGGAGACACTCCTGAATACGGGGTTTTCCGTGAAGGAGCATGAGGTGTGTCTGTCTGACGGGCGTACGTGTTATCTGAGTGTTACAAAAGTACGTGTGAAGTGTCCGAGCGGCCTTAACAACGGGCTTATATGCATAGCAACGGATATGACAGACCAGAAAAACCTTGAGAAGGAACTCAGGCGAATAAACGAATATCTGGCTGAGTCTGTGGAACGGGAACTTGCCGTACGGCTCGGTAACGAGATGAAGCTCAAGGGTGTGTTCAACAATATTAACGATGCCATGATAATCTTCCCCGTTTCTCAGAACGGAGCGCCGGGCAGAATAATAGATGCGAACAACCGGCTTCTGTATCTCACAGGCTTCTCCCGCCATGAGATCCATACCATGCGGCCTGATGAGCTTTATGAGGCTCAGGAGTATAAGCACGGTCTGAATGTGGCGGAACTGGTTGCGGAAGGCAAGCATTTTGTATATGAAAGCAGGCTTAAAACCTTTTCCGGAAGCAGCATAACCGTTGAGGTGGGCAGTTGTTTTGTGGAGATAAACGGCACACCTCTGTGCATAGTCTCCATGAGGGATATAGACAGCCTCATAAGGCTTGAAAAAGAGAAAAAGGACAGTGACACGCTCACGGAGGCCACATTCAATGCGGCGGGTATAGGTATATGCCTCTGCGATGAAAGCGGCATTTTCTGCAAGGTGAACGATACCTTTGCCAGTATGCACGAATACAGGGCGGACGAACTGATCGGCGTTAAATATGAAATGCTTCTCGCTGCTGAGTGCCGTGAGAGGGTAACCGGAGAGATAAGGGATTTTGCATACGGTCAGGCGGAGCATTTCAGCAGCGAACACACAGGGGTGACATCCTCCGGCAGGGAGATAACCGTTTCCGTGTATGTTTCCCGGATTATGCTGGGCGGCAGGACAATGTTTGTGTGCAGTGTGCAGGATATAACAAGCATAAAGCATCTTGAGGAGATCCGCGATGTGCAGGAGCAGATGCTTATCCAGCAGTCTAAGATGGCCGCAATGGGAGAGATGATAGGCGTTATAGCACATCAGTGGAAACAGCCGCTTAATGTGGTTTATATCCTTGCGCAGTATATTTCCGAGCTTGAAGAAGAGGGTACGGAGGAGAAGCTCAGAGAGCTTCCTGAAATATCAGAAGGGATAATGAAGCAGGTGGAATTCATGAACGAAACCATGAACGATTTCCGCAGCTTCTTCAAGCCGGGGAAGGAACCTGAGATTTTCGAAGTCAGAAGGGCAGTTGAGGAGATAGTGAGCATGCTCACGCCGCAGCTCCGCCAGAGTGACATTGAGGCAAAAGTGACCTGCGACGGTGAGTACGAGGTGCGGGGATTCAGAAACGAGTTTAAGCAGGTGGTGATGAACATCATCTCAAATTCAAGGGATGCGGTGGTGAACCGCAGAGAGGAAAACGGAATCTTTTTCAGCGGCAGAATACGCCTTGATATAAGGCGTGACGGTGAGCAAATTGCCCTCACAGTATCCGACAACGGCGGCGGCATCAGCGGCGATATGCTTGAGGATGTCTTCAAGCCTTACGTATCCTCCAAAGGGGACAAAGGTACGGGAATAGGCCTCAGCACAGCCAAAACCATCATAGAAGAGAAGATGGACGGAACCATAACCGCCTGCAACATAGGGGAGGGAGCCTGCTTTACCGTTTATCTGCCTGAATACGGGGAGTAG
- the mazG gene encoding nucleoside triphosphate pyrophosphohydrolase, with protein sequence MSINFDRLVETVRKLRSPEGCPWDREQNLYSIKEHFMEEAYELLDALDNKDTENIREELGDIIFHVVFHSVMAEDEEEFSLDDVLEEINSKLIRRHPHVFGNETVSGTEDVIVNWDKIKAEEKKNLSRSFFDGIPASFPSLRRAEKLQKKARKVGFDWPGLEDCMGKVREEFAEFEEAVSEGSREHIEHELGDVLFALVNVSRFLETNPDEALRKCNKRFTARFEYIGRKLAEKGLTYEDASLEEMDRLWDEAKAAENSI encoded by the coding sequence ATGAGCATAAACTTTGACAGACTTGTGGAAACAGTCCGCAAACTGAGAAGCCCCGAAGGCTGTCCGTGGGACAGGGAGCAAAACCTTTACTCCATAAAAGAGCATTTCATGGAAGAAGCCTATGAGCTGCTTGATGCACTGGATAATAAAGATACAGAAAACATCCGCGAGGAGCTTGGGGACATTATATTCCATGTGGTGTTCCACTCCGTAATGGCGGAGGATGAGGAAGAGTTCAGCCTTGATGATGTGCTGGAAGAGATAAACAGCAAGCTCATAAGACGCCATCCCCATGTCTTCGGAAACGAAACGGTCAGCGGAACGGAAGATGTCATCGTAAACTGGGACAAAATCAAGGCGGAAGAGAAAAAGAATCTCTCCCGTTCATTCTTTGACGGAATCCCCGCATCCTTTCCGTCACTGCGCAGGGCTGAAAAGCTCCAGAAAAAAGCGCGCAAAGTCGGCTTTGACTGGCCGGGACTTGAGGACTGCATGGGCAAAGTCCGCGAGGAATTCGCCGAGTTTGAAGAGGCTGTCAGCGAAGGCAGCAGAGAGCACATAGAGCATGAGCTTGGGGATGTACTGTTCGCCCTTGTGAATGTGTCCAGATTTCTGGAAACTAACCCTGACGAAGCATTAAGAAAATGCAATAAAAGATTCACAGCACGCTTTGAATACATTGGCAGAAAGCTTGCCGAAAAAGGCCTGACCTATGAGGATGCCTCTCTGGAAGAGATGGACAGACTCTGGGACGAAGCAAAAGCGGCAGAAAACAGCATCTGA
- a CDS encoding Fic family protein: MNKEISTFHAGRFLFTNGRTVNPTLLAEAEGTLFLAGKLPVFPDTAGELFLNLEQRSLYAASELAGNALNMSETMSITGGDESFFGEDSRAVRIFNLGRAYAALAAQKECGSFLIDEKFVSSLNSVLEKRLNTEPANYRNHPVSVFEKQFSRPYSPPETKLDVNLLMKSFFEWINSPEIVSCGVITRASLAHLYLVKIYPFAGSSETLARLTESFIYKAAGVGYLPHLLCLIYRESKEYFPILERFTESGDPSEFINFVCGIIGSSLGEVQKRSLEIITEEMFDSYIRRLLAAKEISERLAGLVGILKKRGSFRQSELQLMKEFTVLYGGVSRTTVRRDIVRLAELRLITETGDEEYTLNRGILFGK, from the coding sequence ATGAACAAAGAGATCAGCACATTTCATGCAGGCAGATTCTTATTCACCAACGGCAGAACAGTAAACCCCACTCTCCTTGCAGAGGCGGAAGGCACACTTTTCCTCGCAGGAAAACTGCCTGTTTTCCCGGACACAGCCGGAGAATTATTCCTCAACCTTGAACAGCGCTCGCTTTATGCCGCGTCCGAGCTTGCGGGAAACGCCCTTAACATGTCCGAGACAATGAGTATAACCGGCGGTGATGAGTCTTTTTTCGGCGAGGATTCCCGTGCGGTGCGAATTTTTAACCTCGGAAGAGCCTACGCCGCCCTCGCAGCCCAGAAAGAGTGCGGCAGTTTCCTTATTGATGAAAAGTTTGTATCATCCCTTAATTCCGTTCTGGAAAAAAGGCTGAACACAGAACCCGCAAACTACCGCAATCACCCTGTGAGCGTTTTTGAGAAACAGTTTTCAAGGCCGTACAGTCCGCCTGAAACAAAACTTGATGTAAACCTTCTTATGAAGTCATTCTTCGAGTGGATAAATTCGCCGGAAATTGTCTCCTGCGGTGTAATCACGAGAGCATCCCTCGCTCACCTTTACCTTGTGAAAATATACCCCTTCGCCGGGTCATCCGAAACATTGGCGAGACTGACAGAGAGCTTTATATACAAAGCGGCCGGGGTGGGCTATCTGCCGCATCTGCTCTGCCTTATTTACAGGGAATCAAAAGAATACTTCCCCATACTGGAAAGATTTACAGAGTCGGGCGACCCTTCGGAATTTATCAATTTTGTCTGCGGGATAATAGGCAGCAGTCTGGGAGAAGTCCAGAAGAGAAGCCTCGAAATAATAACAGAAGAGATGTTCGACAGCTATATCCGCAGACTGCTGGCAGCAAAGGAGATAAGCGAACGTCTGGCGGGGCTTGTGGGTATCCTTAAGAAACGCGGCTCATTCCGCCAGAGCGAGCTCCAGCTCATGAAGGAGTTCACCGTGCTCTACGGAGGAGTGAGCAGAACCACTGTCCGCAGGGATATTGTAAGGCTTGCTGAACTCAGGCTGATCACAGAGACAGGGGATGAAGAGTACACCCTCAACAGGGGAATACTCTTCGGAAAATAG
- a CDS encoding acyl-[acyl-carrier-protein] thioesterase translates to MKYSTTDSVKINDAGTDGHILPDALFRIFQEAAIKHSDSIGFTHGRYMGMNRLWMLHRLAYKLHDGIRLYDVLKTETWSRGMQRFKGFREFELTGNGRTVCTASSVWLFIDTEKKRPAKIEPEIPEAYKPVEEMTNGTVIEDWKPESPSENAAAHRIQTRLTDFDINSHLNNTVYSAYIFQAFAALNGGKRDFTEFCIEYSHELPLGTEEALVKIEQKGGDYLFSVSDGTRVNAVGFFRV, encoded by the coding sequence ATGAAGTACAGCACAACCGACTCGGTCAAAATAAACGATGCAGGAACAGACGGACACATTCTCCCGGACGCACTCTTCCGTATTTTTCAGGAAGCGGCGATAAAGCACTCTGACAGCATAGGCTTCACTCACGGAAGATACATGGGTATGAACAGGCTGTGGATGCTGCACAGGCTGGCCTACAAGCTCCACGACGGCATACGCCTGTATGATGTTCTTAAAACGGAAACATGGTCAAGGGGCATGCAACGCTTCAAAGGGTTCAGGGAGTTTGAACTTACCGGAAACGGGCGCACAGTCTGCACCGCGTCTTCCGTGTGGCTGTTTATTGATACTGAGAAAAAACGCCCTGCAAAGATTGAGCCTGAAATTCCGGAGGCGTACAAGCCTGTGGAGGAGATGACAAACGGAACAGTTATTGAGGACTGGAAGCCGGAATCGCCCTCTGAAAATGCAGCCGCCCACAGGATTCAGACGAGGCTCACCGATTTTGACATAAACTCGCACCTGAACAACACAGTTTACTCTGCCTATATCTTTCAGGCTTTTGCTGCGTTAAACGGGGGCAAGAGAGATTTTACGGAATTCTGCATAGAATATTCCCATGAGCTCCCCCTCGGAACTGAGGAGGCGCTGGTGAAGATCGAGCAGAAGGGCGGAGATTACCTGTTTTCAGTCTCTGACGGAACGAGGGTGAATGCAGTCGGCTTTTTCAGGGTATAG
- a CDS encoding division/cell wall cluster transcriptional repressor MraZ: MGSFKGKYEHKISETGRISVPSKFRDILRSKYQSDDLVLLSMGSHLRVYPAAEWEKQEARWEQEQSGNPELNEFLRRLYSMMDECSIDKNGRIVITQDVRKYNSLEGDCIINGFRNRMEIWDKAAWESATGGEKLEALFAKFADSF, translated from the coding sequence ATGGGCAGCTTCAAAGGAAAATACGAACACAAAATCAGCGAGACGGGCAGAATAAGCGTGCCGTCCAAGTTCCGGGACATCCTCCGCTCTAAATACCAGAGTGATGATCTCGTTCTGCTCTCAATGGGAAGCCATCTCCGTGTGTACCCCGCCGCTGAGTGGGAAAAGCAGGAAGCACGCTGGGAGCAGGAGCAGTCCGGCAACCCCGAATTAAACGAATTTCTCCGCCGTCTGTACTCGATGATGGATGAATGCTCCATAGACAAAAACGGCCGCATAGTAATAACACAGGACGTAAGGAAATATAACTCCCTCGAAGGGGACTGCATAATAAACGGCTTCCGCAACCGTATGGAAATATGGGACAAGGCGGCCTGGGAATCAGCAACCGGAGGAGAAAAACTCGAAGCACTGTTTGCCAAATTTGCGGACAGCTTCTAA
- the rsmH gene encoding 16S rRNA (cytosine(1402)-N(4))-methyltransferase RsmH: MHKSVLLNEVLSFLPAKDDGVLLDLTGGFGGHSAAMNERLKPEARHIILDRDPESVARLRERFKSCPNVQVFHKNFGSFDEVLDELGIGKVDGILADFGVSTMQVRDGARGFSFREDGPLDMRMDNSEGITAADVVNTFSREEISGIIDKFGEDRFAWRIAGAIVSAREIKPFTTTKELADTVFKAVPAKFHKKGFHPATQTFQAVRIYVNGELEEIETMLSKLEDRVETGGIAAFISFHSLEDRLVKEKFRYFEKECICPIEQILCRCGKKRTFRQLTRKPLVPSEAEVAENPLSRSAKLRAAQRVSSS; this comes from the coding sequence ATGCACAAATCCGTTCTGCTTAACGAGGTGCTCTCGTTTCTTCCTGCTAAGGATGACGGGGTTCTTCTGGATCTCACCGGCGGTTTCGGCGGTCACTCCGCCGCAATGAACGAAAGGCTTAAGCCGGAAGCCCGGCACATAATTCTGGACAGAGACCCGGAATCAGTGGCGAGGCTCAGGGAAAGATTTAAATCCTGCCCAAACGTGCAGGTGTTTCATAAAAACTTCGGCAGCTTTGACGAAGTGCTCGATGAACTGGGCATCGGAAAAGTTGACGGAATACTGGCGGACTTCGGGGTTTCCACCATGCAGGTGAGAGACGGAGCGAGGGGATTCTCCTTCCGGGAGGACGGTCCGCTGGATATGAGGATGGACAACTCAGAGGGGATAACCGCCGCTGATGTCGTAAACACATTCTCAAGAGAGGAAATCTCCGGAATCATAGATAAGTTCGGGGAGGACCGCTTCGCATGGCGGATAGCCGGGGCTATAGTCAGCGCAAGGGAGATAAAACCCTTTACCACCACAAAAGAACTTGCCGACACGGTTTTCAAGGCTGTTCCGGCTAAGTTCCACAAAAAAGGTTTTCACCCCGCCACGCAGACTTTTCAGGCGGTCAGAATATATGTGAACGGAGAGCTGGAAGAGATTGAAACCATGCTCTCCAAACTTGAGGACAGAGTAGAGACGGGCGGAATTGCTGCCTTTATTTCGTTTCACTCTCTGGAAGACAGACTGGTGAAAGAAAAATTCCGCTACTTTGAAAAAGAATGCATCTGCCCTATTGAGCAGATTTTATGCCGCTGCGGAAAGAAGAGAACCTTCCGTCAGCTTACAAGAAAACCTCTGGTTCCGTCTGAGGCCGAAGTGGCTGAAAATCCATTAAGCAGAAGCGCGAAGCTCAGAGCAGCACAAAGGGTGTCATCCTCTTGA